Proteins encoded together in one Mercenaria mercenaria strain notata chromosome 18, MADL_Memer_1, whole genome shotgun sequence window:
- the LOC123539019 gene encoding uncharacterized protein LOC123539019, with protein sequence MALVAVYIRLLVTLEFVQTVTYGFAIALAVDKQVKVDRMILARNSQARTKDIGQQYPSVYHYARHGLCRTFKGKHYLYKAMKTKLCGMKRSFVASFVIDLCRHKNRLLDKWVAELFDIDEDGYITHFERNIYVVDD encoded by the exons ATGGCTTTGGTGGCTGTATATATCAGGTTGCTAGTAACTCTAGAATTTGTCCAAACTGTTACATATGGATTTGCAATAGCGTTAGCAGTGGATAAGCAGGTTAAGGTGGATAGAATGATACTTGCACGTAATTCACAAGCAAGAACGAAAGATATTGGTCAACAGTATCC aTCAGTATATCATTATGCAAGACATGGATTATGCCGAACCTTCAAGGGGAAACATTATTTGTACAAAGCCATGAAGACAAAATTATGCGGAATGAAAC gGTCTTTCGTTGCAAGCTTCGTGATAGATTTATGCCGTCATAAAAATAGGCTGCTCGATAAATGGGTTGCTGAACTGTTCGACATTGACG AGGATGGTTACATTACTCATttcgaaagaaatatttatgttgTTGATGACTGA